A region of Ferruginibacter albus DNA encodes the following proteins:
- a CDS encoding N-acetylmuramoyl-L-alanine amidase family protein yields the protein MLKNKISLVIVLPFVFLSLHSFSQTAKKLRTIIVDAGHGGEDGGAHGAYEGGLNSWEKNVTLAISNKLVAILQKDLPDVKTIPTRTTDIYQPVKEKAQIANDNKGDLFVCIHADAVALKTGRRQIGTRIEIKHTTYYVGKGKKKKKMIKSKNVVVPVYEYYKIGCPQEGTSVWIFAAHKTDEKLKAVMNNTDFEIDQGNDSTENSIDFSSPEYRTIAQIYANRFQKRSIMLAQYVNEEIANTDRPALGINQRQKGIWVLQATNMPAILVETGFITNHDDERYLNSEKGQQEIAESIAKAIKRYKESIENPKPVVDTSNSTQQTTKPN from the coding sequence ATGTTGAAAAACAAAATATCCCTTGTAATTGTATTGCCATTTGTTTTTCTTTCTCTTCATAGTTTCTCCCAAACTGCAAAAAAATTAAGAACCATTATTGTTGATGCCGGGCATGGCGGCGAAGACGGCGGCGCACATGGCGCTTATGAAGGTGGCTTAAATTCATGGGAAAAAAACGTAACACTTGCTATCAGCAATAAGCTGGTGGCGATCCTGCAAAAAGATCTGCCTGATGTAAAAACAATACCTACCCGTACAACAGACATCTATCAGCCTGTAAAAGAAAAAGCACAAATAGCGAATGACAATAAAGGCGACCTGTTTGTTTGCATACACGCAGATGCCGTAGCATTAAAAACCGGCAGGCGACAAATAGGTACTCGTATCGAAATAAAACATACTACTTATTATGTGGGTAAAGGAAAGAAGAAAAAGAAAATGATCAAATCAAAGAATGTAGTAGTGCCGGTGTATGAATATTATAAAATAGGATGCCCGCAGGAAGGTACCAGCGTTTGGATATTTGCTGCGCATAAGACCGATGAAAAATTAAAAGCTGTTATGAACAATACTGATTTTGAAATTGATCAGGGCAATGACAGTACAGAAAACAGCATTGACTTTAGTTCTCCTGAATACAGAACCATTGCACAGATATATGCAAATCGTTTTCAGAAAAGAAGCATTATGTTAGCGCAATATGTAAATGAAGAAATTGCCAATACCGACAGACCTGCATTAGGTATCAACCAACGTCAAAAAGGTATTTGGGTGTTACAGGCTACCAATATGCCTGCTATCCTGGTTGAAACCGGCTTTATCACCAATCATGACGATGAACGCTATTTGAACAGCGAAAAAGGGCAGCAGGAAATAGCAGAGAGCATTGCAAAAGCGATTAAACGTTATAAAGAATCTATTGAAAATCCTAAACCTGTAGTGGATACTTCTAACAGTACACAACAAACAACCAAACCCAATTAA
- a CDS encoding putative LPS assembly protein LptD translates to MNNVYKGKAKYILAFVLSLLLFTVAMKGGNGHFILAGNIVIVDSPPPGPIDSSSFIPVQKSDSLTQNDSTKVSFGKKLTDTLVPKIDTFTIKGSKDSLDAPVTYHADDSMVLDVPAQRIRLYGKGSKAKYQDNELTAPGIEFDQKNHLVSATIQRDSTGKLIGVPLFVQGDFKSRSDTIKFNMKTGKGLTSSTYTQQGEIFVHGEKIKKISPDVFYAYKGTFTTCNLDTPHFGFVSKKIKFINKKMAITGPVHPEIEGVPLPIYLPFGIFPMVQGRHSGLIAPTFISDQTQGIAMQGLGYYKVLSDNWDIVFRGTLYSYGGWMLNVAPNYYKRYHYRGNFSLDLNTLKSNFQGDPDYRISHLFHIRWSHMMDSKARPGVNFSANVDAGSSGFNQSVPGNIGLNYTNQLSSSIQFSKVWKDKPFSLSLTASHNQNSTNKQFSVTLPAATFVVTTVYPFRRKEAVGTLKWYENIGVGLNTEARSQTAFSDDSLLTRTLSVSKQISKNFQWGASHNVPISLSLPPVGVLQLAPSVSYSERWYQQKLIRNWDEDANKLDTTIQKGFYSARSMSFGLSVSTRIFGMMAFGKNSKIQAIRHEIRPSISISYTPDMNSRFYYNTQVDSAGHTQRYSVFDGSLYGPFGSGRFGGLNFSVDNNIQMKVRNKKDTSANGVKKISLLDGLSLSGSYNFLVDSFQFSTFAISARTNLFNKVNFTASGQLDPYQIDSTGRRINTLVWKQHLLTLGRLMTGNISLSSSFKGGENKVTPGNSPVTQPVNYNPASGMPLSEYETEMAYINNNPAMFTDFSIPWSVNLSYSLNFSRTFNITEQDFQTLISQNVNIGGTLGLSPKWQLGFNGYYNITTAQLGGVSLSLSRDMHCWQMAITISPISPNRYFTFTINPKSGMLRDLKINRSRYFYDL, encoded by the coding sequence ATGAATAACGTTTACAAAGGTAAGGCAAAATACATATTAGCTTTTGTGCTTTCGCTTCTGTTATTTACAGTGGCGATGAAAGGCGGCAATGGGCATTTTATTCTTGCAGGTAATATCGTTATTGTTGATTCGCCACCGCCGGGTCCTATCGATTCTTCTTCCTTTATTCCTGTTCAAAAGTCTGATTCTTTAACGCAAAATGATAGCACCAAAGTTTCTTTTGGTAAAAAATTAACAGATACTTTGGTTCCCAAGATAGATACGTTTACAATAAAAGGATCTAAGGATTCACTGGATGCACCGGTTACCTATCATGCTGATGATTCAATGGTGCTGGATGTGCCAGCACAAAGAATACGCTTGTATGGCAAAGGCTCTAAAGCTAAATACCAGGATAATGAACTAACGGCGCCGGGTATCGAGTTTGATCAAAAGAACCACCTGGTTTCTGCTACGATACAAAGAGACAGCACCGGTAAATTAATCGGTGTACCTCTTTTTGTACAGGGCGATTTTAAATCAAGAAGCGACACGATCAAATTTAATATGAAAACAGGAAAGGGGTTAACCAGTAGTACCTACACCCAGCAAGGAGAGATATTTGTTCATGGAGAGAAAATAAAGAAGATCAGCCCGGATGTTTTTTATGCGTATAAAGGAACATTCACCACTTGTAATTTAGATACACCTCACTTTGGCTTTGTTAGTAAAAAAATAAAGTTCATTAATAAAAAAATGGCAATAACCGGACCCGTACATCCTGAAATAGAAGGTGTGCCATTACCTATCTATTTGCCTTTCGGGATATTCCCGATGGTGCAGGGGAGGCATTCCGGCTTGATAGCGCCTACTTTTATATCGGATCAAACACAAGGTATAGCCATGCAAGGTTTAGGTTACTACAAAGTGTTAAGCGATAATTGGGATATTGTGTTCAGGGGAACATTATATTCTTACGGAGGATGGATGTTGAATGTAGCGCCTAACTATTATAAACGCTATCATTATCGGGGTAATTTTTCATTGGATCTGAATACGCTTAAATCTAATTTTCAAGGAGATCCCGATTATAGGATAAGCCATTTGTTCCATATCAGATGGTCGCATATGATGGACAGCAAAGCAAGACCCGGCGTGAATTTTTCTGCTAATGTAGATGCAGGCAGCAGTGGATTTAACCAATCTGTTCCGGGTAATATAGGATTGAATTATACCAACCAGTTGAGCTCGTCTATACAATTTTCCAAAGTATGGAAAGACAAGCCTTTCAGTTTGTCGTTAACTGCCAGTCATAATCAAAACTCTACCAACAAACAATTTAGTGTGACCTTGCCTGCAGCCACGTTTGTAGTAACTACTGTTTATCCGTTTAGAAGAAAAGAAGCTGTCGGGACGTTGAAATGGTATGAGAATATAGGCGTAGGTTTAAATACTGAAGCAAGAAGCCAAACCGCTTTCAGCGATGATTCATTATTAACCAGAACATTAAGTGTAAGTAAACAAATATCCAAGAATTTTCAGTGGGGAGCATCGCATAACGTTCCTATTTCCTTGTCGTTGCCGCCTGTGGGTGTTTTGCAGCTAGCCCCCAGCGTTAGTTATTCAGAAAGATGGTACCAACAAAAGTTGATACGCAATTGGGATGAAGATGCCAATAAATTAGATACTACAATTCAAAAAGGATTTTATTCAGCCCGTAGTATGTCATTCGGACTTAGTGTATCCACAAGAATATTTGGTATGATGGCGTTTGGCAAAAATTCAAAGATCCAGGCAATACGTCATGAGATCCGCCCTTCTATAAGCATCAGCTATACCCCTGACATGAATAGCCGTTTCTATTACAATACACAAGTAGATAGTGCAGGCCATACGCAACGTTATTCTGTTTTTGACGGCAGCTTGTATGGTCCATTTGGCAGCGGCAGGTTTGGAGGCTTGAATTTTAGTGTTGACAACAATATTCAAATGAAGGTGCGCAATAAAAAAGACACCAGTGCGAATGGCGTGAAAAAAATAAGTTTATTGGATGGATTGAGCCTGAGCGGCAGTTATAATTTCCTGGTTGATTCTTTTCAGTTCAGCACATTTGCAATAAGCGCCCGTACCAATCTTTTTAACAAAGTAAACTTTACGGCTTCGGGGCAACTAGACCCTTATCAAATTGATTCAACAGGTAGAAGAATAAATACGCTGGTTTGGAAACAACATTTGCTTACATTAGGTAGGTTAATGACAGGAAATATTTCCTTATCCAGCTCTTTTAAAGGCGGCGAAAATAAAGTAACACCGGGCAATTCACCTGTTACCCAACCGGTAAATTATAATCCTGCATCCGGCATGCCTTTATCGGAATACGAAACGGAGATGGCATACATTAATAATAACCCTGCCATGTTTACGGATTTTAGTATTCCATGGTCGGTTAATTTATCCTACTCTTTAAATTTTTCAAGAACATTTAATATTACAGAACAGGATTTTCAGACACTGATCAGCCAAAACGTTAACATTGGCGGAACCCTGGGATTGTCTCCCAAATGGCAATTAGGATTTAACGGCTATTATAATATTACGACGGCGCAATTAGGCGGAGTATCATTATCTCTTTCAAGAGATATGCACTGCTGGCAAATGGCGATCACCATTTCTCCCATATCGCCCAACCGTTATTTCACTTTTACCATCAACCCAAAATCGGGAATGTTGCGTGATCTGAAGATCAA